AGGACCCGGTGCGGGTCGAGGAACTGATGCGCTTGACCCGCTTCAACGCCGGCAGATAGAGCCACTGGTCGTCCTGAGCCGTGAGATGACCGTGGGTCAGCAGGGCCGTCCCCTGAACGTCGCGCGGCTGGTCGAAGACGAACAGGCTCTTGTCGCCGTCGCCCTCGACTTCCAGGACCTTGAAGCGGATCTGGCGGCGGCTTTCCTGACCCTGGCGGTTGCGCAGGATCATGGTCAGATTGGCCGTGAAGTTACCGAAACCATCGTTGCGGGCGGCCGCCTCGTACGCGATCGCAAGGCCGATTTCCTCCGGCGAGGGATCCTGCGCAAGAGCGGGCGACGACACCAGTCCCGCCAGCGCCAGCAAGAGAGTGATACACGACGTAGCATGGTACGAACGTGCCCGGCTTGGCTCACGATTCATAGTTTTCTCCGATCAAATGCCATCAGCAGGGGCGGCAGAAGCAGGAAGTCGGCGAGGAAGGCGAACATGATCGTCATGGCCACCAGTATTCCGAGCGCCCAACTGACCTCGAATCCGGATGCCGCGAACACCAGGAACCCGGCCGACAACACCGCGGTCGTCGTTCCCAGGGCCTTGCCCACGGTGCTGAAAGCATAACGGACCGCGTCGGCGGCGGAACGGCCCTCGCGACGAATCTTCAGGTACTTCGTCAGGAAATGAATCGTGTCGTCCACGATGATGCCGAAGGCCACGACAGTCACCACCGAGGCCGCGATCCCCACTCTGCCGACCAGGTACCCCCACAGGCCGAAGCTCATGCCTGCGGGGATGAAGTTGGGGATCAGGCTCAGCAGGCCGAACCGCAGGCTCTTGAAAACCACGACCAGTACCAGCGAAATCAGCGCCATCGCGATCACGGTGCCGCGCAGCATGGACTTGATGTTTCGCTCCGTGATGTGCGAGACGATGACGCTGAGGCCGGTCGCCTCCGTCGTAAGCCCGGGAGCATTCTCCTCAAGCCAGCCGCGGGCCCGCTCCGCGAGCACCTGCTGCTCATTGCTGGTTATGTTCCGCATGACCACCGACATGCGGGTGGACGACTTGCTGATGTCGATGCGGTCGTTCAGGTCCATCCCGAACGGCAGCGAAAGCTCGTACAGCAACAGGTACTGCGTGGCCAGCGCCTGGTCTTCCGGCAACCGGTAGTAGGCTGGATCGTCCTCGTGCATGTTCTTGTTCAGACGCTTCATGGTGTCCGAAAAAACGCGCACATAGGTCACTTCCGGCTGGCTGCGGCACCACTCGGCGAAGGCGTCGATCTGGCGAAGATATTCGGGGTCGGTGATGCCGCCCTCGCCCGGGGAGGCCAGCGAATACTCCTGCGATTCAAGCCCGGTCAGGTTTTCGATGATGTAGTCCGAATCCCGACGGAATTCATAGCGCTCGCCAAAGTAGTTGGGCAGGCTGTCGTTGAGCTCGATGCGAAAAATGCCGACCAGCAGCAACAGCGTCGGAATCGTGGTCAGCCACAGCAGCGGTTTCCGCCGCGCGACCACGAACTCTCCGAAGCGGTCGAAGAGAGTCACTTCTCCGGCGGCCGCCGGTTTCACGCGCAGGGGCAGGATGGAAAGCAGGGCCGGCAGCAGCGACATGGAATACACGAAGGTGCAGCCCACGCCGAAGGCGACGTAGTTTCCCAGCGTGTGGAACGGCGGGGAATCGGAGGCATTAAGGCTCAGGAACCCGATCACGGTCGTGAGCGAAGCCAGGAAGACCGGGAAGGCGTTCACGCGCACCGATTCGGCAACTGCCTCCATCTTGTCCAGTCCCCGGCGCATGGCGGTCAGGGTCATCGTGGTGATATGCACCGACTGCGCGACTGTTATCGCCATGACGATGATCGGCACTCCGGCGTTCACGGGACTGAAGACCGTCTGGTTCCACCCCGCCAGACCCATCGCCGTGCCCACCGAGAACAGGATCATCACGACCATGCTCAGGGCGCCCGAAATCGAACGCAGGATCAGGTAGGCCACGGCAACGATCAGGAAGAACACGATCGGAGTCAGTCTCTCCAGGTCGTCCTGGGTGGCCTGCGCAAACGCGCGCTGCATCACGATGTCGCCGGTGATGTGAAATTCAATCTCCGGGCTCTCGGCGCGCGCCCGGGCCATCATGCCGTCGAGGTAAGCGTTGAGCTCCACGACCGAAGCGTCATGGGTCTCCCTGGGCGGTATGAAATTGATGGCCAGGCCGGCCACCCTGCCGTCTTCGGCCAGCATGCGGCCGACGAGCTCAATGGAATCGTTCGCGATTTCCTCGATCCGGTCCAGGTCGGCGTCGCTCAGGGACGCGGCGTCCTCCACCAACGGGCCGACGATCAGATCATCGCCCAGGGCCTCGCTGTGGCTGTAGTTGGTCAGCGAGTCAACGCGGCTCGAATAGGGCGCCTGCCAGGCCTCTTCGGTCAGCCTCTCGATCACGCCGAGCGTCTCGCGGGTAAATACGGTGCCCTGCCTGGGCGTCACGGCGATGAGCGCCGTATTCGACGACGTGTAGGTGTCCTCAAGGGCGTCGTAGGCGACGAGTTGCGGGTTGTCCTCGCCGAACAGAATCCGATGGTCGTTGGAAACCGTAATGAACCGCCCGCCGGCCGCCATCGCCAGCATGACCAGCGTGGCGCCGGCAATAACCAGCCAGCGGTAGCGCAGGAGCGCGGCGATGTACCGGTCGAGAAGCGCCGGATTCATCGCGCGGGCCCGAAGGTGCGCCGGGTACAGGCCGGTCCGCGCTCTTCAACGGGAATCACGGTCACGCCTTACCAGGGATTTTGCTTCGAGGTGTGCCAATGGTCCGGCATCACGTAGCTCATTCCTTCGTCATCATATTGCGAAACATCCAGAAGCTGAAGGAAATCCGCCAGGTGGGCCGACCGGGTGCCCTTGAGCATGCGCGTAATGATCTGCTTCATGCGGAAGAAATAGAGTGTTCCCAGCCGGTTGCTCCTCGGAAACTGCAGAGCGTCGGCCAGTTCGTTGCCGATCAGCGCGCGGGAGAGCCGAAAGACCAGTCCACGCACGGAATCGGCCTCCCTGGGATCTTCGATTCCCGCGACCGTGGGCACGTTGTGCACAAACGCCTGGGCCATTTCGACGGAATGACGTCCGGGCGGGGGCTCGCACATCAGGGTGATCCTGATGAGGTGCCGCGCCTGGGCTTCATCGGCGTACAGAATGGAATCCGGTATGCCCATGAGATGTCCGACATAGCGCCACAGGGCCAGAAAGCTGGCGACCTCGTCCTTGGCAAACTTCGCGCCCACTGATATTGCCTGTTCCACCAGGCGAATCGAGAAAACGCAGATCGCATAACCGAGATGGGCCGCACTCAGCGGAGTGCCCCAGGCCTGGGCATCCCAGGGCTCCGCTTTCGCCAGAAGGCTGCGGATGCGGGCGTGAACCAATCTCACCCGCACCGAGAGCTTCCAGCCGTCACCATAGCGGTGCAATCCGCCCGGCACGAAGATCTCCATCAGTTGCCGGTTGTTCTGTCTCAGCCGCCGGTCTCCGGGGCCCGTCACGGTGCGCGAGGTGATATTGAAGGACGTGGCGATCAGCGAGGAAAAGCCTTCGATCAGGACACCCGCGACGAATGCGACCAGAACGAAATTCGCGTTTGCGTAAAAGGCGCGGATCCCCGCGTCACAGGCCTTGTAGTCGAACCAAACCGGAGGTTGCTCGATTTCCTCGAAGAAATCGCGCATGACCTTCGGCGCCCGCTTGAGCTGGTCCTGCTGCTGTTCTATCCCGGCGTGAATGAACCGGTGCAGGGCGGGTGGCGACAGGTCGGCAATTTCCTCCATGACCGGATCCAACTGTGGATCGCCAATGATTGTGTGCCGGACGTAGTTGTCGGCCGCTGCCTGATCCTCGAGACGGGCTTTTTCGTATCCGGCCCTGTAGGCGGATGGAATCTCAAGTATCGGCTTCGTCGTCAAAACCCTGGCGCCGCCCTGCAAGTGTCCGGTCGATGGATTCTACCGTCTTGTTCGAATGTCCAGCTCCGCCAGATTCGCAATCACCCGATCATGAACGATGCGATCGTGGGCGTTCCGGGCGGGCAAGTCCCTGGCGCGCTCCAGCAGGCTGCGGGCTTCATCACGGTGTTTGCGCCTGTCGAGAAGCAAAAGGCCCAGGGCATATTCCGCGTGAACGATCTTCGCATCCGGCGCAAGCTCAAGCGCGGCGTCGTAGTGCGCGCGAGCCTCATTGCCGCTGGCCCCGAACAGCACCCTGGCCATGAATCCCCCGCCCCGGATGGCCTCCGCGTGCCAGGCTCCCAGGCTCAGATGCGCCTCGGCCAGTCCGGGTTTCAGAAGCAGCGCGCGCTCCAGCGCCGCCCGCACCCGTCCGGCGTAATCGCGCTTGACCCTCAGCGTGCCCACCGCCTGCGTGTAGCGCCCCATCGCGTGGGCGTGCTGAAGGTGCGCCGCCGGATTTTCCGGATCCTTGCGAATCGCTTCCTGTCCCAATTGCATGGCGCGGCCGAGCAAATCGGCCTTCGTTTCTTCCGCCGCCAGGTAATGCCCGTGAATCGCCAGCGCTTCGGCCGCCAGCGCATACCCGTCGGAAGTGTCCAGGGCTTCGGCGACTTCCGCGGCCTTAACGAACCGGCCCTCGCTCAGCGCGGTGCGCGCCGCTTCGATCGACTGGCCGCTCGCGGCCCCTGCGGAGAACAGGCTGATACCAACCGGCACGCAGGCCAGCCACCCGGCAGTACGGAACCCGGTCAGATTCCGCAGCAGCACATGCCGGCCGAAATCGCTTCGAGTTGCTCCTCGTCCAGCACCGGGTCGGGCGGCAGAACGACATGCACGGTGCGCATGTCGCTTTGATGCACGTGAAACTCAATATGGTCGGGAATCTCAATGCCGAATTCCTGGTACAGGGTGCCCTTGGGATCCGCTAGGAGCCCCCTGCGGAAATCGCTATCGTCAGCCGCCCTCTGAATGAGATGGCGCTGCATGTCCTCAGCGGACAACATGTCTGTCTGCCTTAGTGATCACGGCTCTGCGCCCCGCTTATGTTTACCGCAAGTCCAACCAGACTTCCTGATCGTATCACAAAGACCGCCCGGTATCGCATCCCGGGGAGCGCCTCGTCAATCTGCGGCGAAGAGCATGTCCAGCGCCAGTCCGGCGAAGAGAAGGAAGCCGAGCAGCGAATTGTTGTTGAAGGCCTGAAAGCACCGCTTGCGGTCCCTGCCTCGTATCAGCGCGACCTGCCGGCCCGCGCAAAGCAGCGCGCCGGCGACACCCGCGAAGTAAACCGGCCCAAGGCCGGCCGCCGTTCCCAGCCCGATCATGCCCGCCAGGTACGCAGTATGCGCCACGACGATGAACAGCACGTCGTGCCGGCCCAGGACGATCGCCGTGGACGGAACGCCGATCCGCTCATCGTCGTCCCGATCCACCATGGCGTAAACGGTGTCGTAAATCACCACCCACAGGAAAGTCAGCGGCCACAGCAACCACAAGGAGGGATTGCCGAGATCCGAAACGGCGGCGTACGCCATCGGAACGCCCCACGAAAACGCCACCCCGAGCACGAGTTGCGGAGCCGGCATGATCCGTTTCGCGAAAGGATAAAAGCCGGCGATGGCCGCTCCGATCACCGCCAGTCCGATTACCGGCGGCGGCAGGCTGAAGACCAGCCAGGCGGCGCAGGCAGTCAGCAGGCCGGCCACGGCCAAGGCCTCCGCAGGCCTGATCGCGCCGGTCGCCAGAGGTCGCGAGCGGGTGCGCTTTACCAGTCGGTCCACCCGTCGGTCGGCGTAGTCGTTCACCGCGCAACCGGCCGAGCGCATAAGGAAGGTGCCGGCAATAAAAACAAGCAGGATGCGGCCCGGCGGATCGCCGCCGGAAGCCAGCCACAGCGCGAACAGCGTGGGCCAAAGCAACAACAGGGTGCCGGTCGGACGATCCAGGCGGATCAGCTCGCCGTACGCCTTCAGGCGCTCGATCAGCACCCCCGAAACCATCAGTAGCTGTATGTGATATCCAGCCCCACGAAACTGTCCCGCCGCCCCGCGTAAGTCATGTCCAGCGGATCCACCCGCAACTGCGCGATCGCTTCCAGGCGCATCGACCAGTTGTCCGACAGGCGGCGATTCATTCCCACGTTCAAAGCGCGGTAACTGCGGCTCAAGTCACCCAGGACGCCGACGATGAACTCCGTGCTCTGCACGTCGTTCAAGGCGACCGAGGCCCCGACGAACAGGTCATTAGCCCACGCGGTCGTCGCCAGCGACCCGCGACTGTCATCGTGCCATTCGGCGAACACGATCATGTCCGCCGCCGAGCCGAAGATTCCGTAGAAATTGCGCTCCAGGCCGAGAATGAAGGCGCGGTAGTCCTCCTCCAGGCCTGCGAGGTTGCGGGCTCCGCTGCGGCGAATCGCTTCCAGCTTGTAGATCCAGTCCCCGGTCGTGAACTGCGCGTCCAGGCCGAGTTGCCGGATCTGTTCGTAGTAGGGAATGAACGGCGTGTCCGGGCCGGGAATCAGACCGGGCGGTAGGGCCGGAACGAAAAAGGGCTCGCGATTGGTTCCCGTGAACGCGCTCAGGCCAAAGTCCACCCGCCCTACGGTGTTGCTGTAGCGGGCTGCCAGATCGATATGGCGCTCCTCGTCGCCATTTTCGTACAAGGCATCGTCAACAAGCGGCACAGGCCCCCGGAAGCGTCCGTGAGACCCCGGAAACGTGCGCTTGCGGTGGTAGGGCAGGACCAGCCACTCCGCCATGCCCCAGCCGCCGGAGAGGGTCAGGTAGGCCATGGGCTGACCCAGCTTGGCTTCTTCGCGCGGGTGCTCGATCAGGTCGAACTGATTAACGACGTCCACGAGGTTGTGCAGCTCGACGACACCCCAGAACACGCGGTCAACTCCCAGGCGAAGCTCCCAGGCGGTGTCGCCCCAGTCTCCGTACATCAGCAGGTAGGCCTCGCGCAGGTCCGCATGGGTGCGTCGCGAATCGGCGCTGTCGTAGCGATAAAGCGGGGTAAACGTAAAGCTGGCCGTTTCCGTGATGTCCCAGTAAAGCGTGGGCTCGACAACCACGCCTCCGCTTCCCGCACGCTGGCCCGCGAAGGCCGGCGTTTCCGGAAACCAGCGGGTCTGCAGGCTCAGGTCGCCGGAAAAATCAAGAGTCTGCGCAGCGGCGCCCCATGGAACCATGAGCGCGAGAGCCGCACAGACGTCGCGGAATCGCATCAGCGCACGCGTCGAAGTGCGGTCTGGCTGAATTTGCTGTGATCCAAGGCATCGCCCCGACTGCAGAATGCGCAGCGAATATTGTATGACATGGTCTGTTACAATGACTTCCCCCAGCGTTGCGATTCTTTGCGGGAAAGCGGCGCGGGCCTCTGAAGCAACTCAATAAGACGGGGGTTTAGTATGAGAAGTGGAGAACAGATGCTGCAGCAGATCGTCGAGAAATCCGCCCTGGACGCGGAATTCCGGCAACAGTTGTTGGCAGATCCCAAAAGCACCATCAGC
This region of Gammaproteobacteria bacterium genomic DNA includes:
- a CDS encoding outer membrane lipoprotein-sorting protein — its product is MNREPSRARSYHATSCITLLLALAGLVSSPALAQDPSPEEIGLAIAYEAAARNDGFGNFTANLTMILRNRQGQESRRQIRFKVLEVEGDGDKSLFVFDQPRDVQGTALLTHGHLTAQDDQWLYLPALKRVKRISSSTRTGSFMGSEFSYEDMSNPEVEKYTYRFLREEPCGELTCTVNEQVPVDTKSSYSRQLVWQDKEHLRTWMVHYYDRKNSHLKTLVFAGYQQYLDRYWRAGEMTMENHLTGKSTVLNWTDLEFGTDLGDGDFSQAALRRVR
- a CDS encoding MMPL family transporter; translated protein: MNPALLDRYIAALLRYRWLVIAGATLVMLAMAAGGRFITVSNDHRILFGEDNPQLVAYDALEDTYTSSNTALIAVTPRQGTVFTRETLGVIERLTEEAWQAPYSSRVDSLTNYSHSEALGDDLIVGPLVEDAASLSDADLDRIEEIANDSIELVGRMLAEDGRVAGLAINFIPPRETHDASVVELNAYLDGMMARARAESPEIEFHITGDIVMQRAFAQATQDDLERLTPIVFFLIVAVAYLILRSISGALSMVVMILFSVGTAMGLAGWNQTVFSPVNAGVPIIVMAITVAQSVHITTMTLTAMRRGLDKMEAVAESVRVNAFPVFLASLTTVIGFLSLNASDSPPFHTLGNYVAFGVGCTFVYSMSLLPALLSILPLRVKPAAAGEVTLFDRFGEFVVARRKPLLWLTTIPTLLLLVGIFRIELNDSLPNYFGERYEFRRDSDYIIENLTGLESQEYSLASPGEGGITDPEYLRQIDAFAEWCRSQPEVTYVRVFSDTMKRLNKNMHEDDPAYYRLPEDQALATQYLLLYELSLPFGMDLNDRIDISKSSTRMSVVMRNITSNEQQVLAERARGWLEENAPGLTTEATGLSVIVSHITERNIKSMLRGTVIAMALISLVLVVVFKSLRFGLLSLIPNFIPAGMSFGLWGYLVGRVGIAASVVTVVAFGIIVDDTIHFLTKYLKIRREGRSAADAVRYAFSTVGKALGTTTAVLSAGFLVFAASGFEVSWALGILVAMTIMFAFLADFLLLPPLLMAFDRRKL
- a CDS encoding DUF2236 domain-containing protein, whose protein sequence is MTTKPILEIPSAYRAGYEKARLEDQAAADNYVRHTIIGDPQLDPVMEEIADLSPPALHRFIHAGIEQQQDQLKRAPKVMRDFFEEIEQPPVWFDYKACDAGIRAFYANANFVLVAFVAGVLIEGFSSLIATSFNITSRTVTGPGDRRLRQNNRQLMEIFVPGGLHRYGDGWKLSVRVRLVHARIRSLLAKAEPWDAQAWGTPLSAAHLGYAICVFSIRLVEQAISVGAKFAKDEVASFLALWRYVGHLMGIPDSILYADEAQARHLIRITLMCEPPPGRHSVEMAQAFVHNVPTVAGIEDPREADSVRGLVFRLSRALIGNELADALQFPRSNRLGTLYFFRMKQIITRMLKGTRSAHLADFLQLLDVSQYDDEGMSYVMPDHWHTSKQNPW
- a CDS encoding NHLP leader peptide family natural product precursor is translated as MLSAEDMQRHLIQRAADDSDFRRGLLADPKGTLYQEFGIEIPDHIEFHVHQSDMRTVHVVLPPDPVLDEEQLEAISAGMCCCGI
- a CDS encoding 4-hydroxybenzoate octaprenyltransferase — its product is MVSGVLIERLKAYGELIRLDRPTGTLLLLWPTLFALWLASGGDPPGRILLVFIAGTFLMRSAGCAVNDYADRRVDRLVKRTRSRPLATGAIRPAEALAVAGLLTACAAWLVFSLPPPVIGLAVIGAAIAGFYPFAKRIMPAPQLVLGVAFSWGVPMAYAAVSDLGNPSLWLLWPLTFLWVVIYDTVYAMVDRDDDERIGVPSTAIVLGRHDVLFIVVAHTAYLAGMIGLGTAAGLGPVYFAGVAGALLCAGRQVALIRGRDRKRCFQAFNNNSLLGFLLFAGLALDMLFAAD